From Streptomyces sp. NBC_00683, one genomic window encodes:
- a CDS encoding TIGR03936 family radical SAM-associated protein — MQRIRLRYTKRGRLRFTSHRDFQRAFERALRRSEVPMAYSAGFTPHPKVSYANAAPTGTGSEAEFLEIALTEARDPATLRELLDASMPDGLDIIDAVEAHTSGLADRLTASVWEMRLDGVDVEDARKAVAAFLDAETVEVQRRAKNGMRSFDARAAVAELQALDPQPDRSGDRPCAILRLVVRHVTPAVRPDDVLSGLRVVADLAPPVPAAVTRLAQGLFDEESGTVTDPLAPDREAATAVSVPADRPAVATAPKGAGSA; from the coding sequence GTGCAGCGCATCAGACTGCGCTACACCAAGCGGGGCCGCCTCCGGTTCACCAGCCACCGAGACTTTCAGCGCGCCTTCGAGCGGGCACTGCGCCGCTCCGAGGTGCCCATGGCCTACTCGGCGGGCTTCACCCCGCACCCGAAGGTGTCGTACGCCAACGCCGCCCCTACGGGTACGGGCAGCGAGGCCGAGTTCCTGGAGATCGCCCTCACCGAGGCGCGGGACCCCGCAACGCTCCGCGAGCTGCTCGACGCGTCGATGCCGGACGGCCTCGACATCATCGACGCGGTGGAGGCCCACACCTCGGGCCTCGCCGACCGGCTGACCGCCTCCGTGTGGGAGATGCGCCTGGACGGAGTCGACGTCGAGGACGCCCGGAAGGCCGTTGCCGCGTTCCTGGACGCCGAGACCGTCGAGGTCCAGCGGCGCGCGAAGAACGGGATGCGGAGCTTCGACGCCCGTGCCGCCGTCGCCGAACTGCAGGCTCTTGATCCACAGCCTGATAGGTCCGGGGACAGGCCCTGTGCGATACTGCGCCTGGTAGTGCGGCACGTGACACCTGCCGTGCGACCCGACGACGTCCTGTCCGGTCTCCGAGTTGTGGCCGACCTGGCGCCGCCGGTCCCCGCAGCGGTGACCAGGCTGGCGCAGGGGCTCTTCGACGAGGAGTCCGGCACGGTGACCGACCCGCTCGCGCCTGACCGCGAGGCAGCCACGGCCGTATCTGTTCCGGCCGACCGGCCCGCCGTCGCGACGGCGCCGAAAGGTGCAGGTTCCGCGTAA
- a CDS encoding DegT/DnrJ/EryC1/StrS family aminotransferase: protein MTSINEQPIPAARPVIGEEEIEAAVRVLRSGRVVQGPEVAAFEEGFSELVDGRHCVAVNSGTSALHLLLLALGIGPGDEVIVPSFSFAASANAVRLVGADVVFADIEPGSYGLDPAAVEAAITPRTAAIMPVHLYGHPAAMDKLMPIAAKHKLAVVEDACQAHAAALNGTPVGAFGEGGTFSFYPTKNMHSLEGGMVTTADAELARTLRLLRNQGMEQRYANEIVGANVRMTDVAAAVGRVQLTKVGGWTEQRRSNAAYLDAHITTPHVTTPPVAEGARHVYHQYTIRVQGDRDAAMAKLTEAGIGNAVYYPTPIHRLKPYWEPDQKAGRNWDLPETERAAAEVVSLPVHPSLSEGELERIANAVNALGESL from the coding sequence ATGACGAGCATCAACGAGCAGCCGATTCCTGCTGCCCGCCCGGTCATCGGTGAAGAAGAGATCGAGGCTGCGGTACGCGTGCTGCGCAGTGGCCGCGTCGTACAGGGGCCGGAGGTCGCGGCTTTCGAAGAGGGCTTCTCCGAGCTGGTCGACGGCCGACACTGCGTCGCCGTCAACTCCGGTACCTCCGCGCTGCACCTTCTGCTGCTGGCCCTCGGCATCGGCCCGGGCGACGAGGTGATCGTCCCTTCCTTCTCCTTCGCGGCCTCCGCGAACGCGGTCCGCCTCGTCGGTGCCGATGTCGTCTTCGCCGACATCGAGCCCGGCAGCTACGGCCTGGACCCCGCCGCGGTCGAGGCGGCCATCACGCCGCGCACCGCCGCGATCATGCCGGTGCACCTGTACGGCCACCCGGCGGCGATGGACAAGCTCATGCCCATTGCGGCGAAGCACAAACTGGCTGTCGTCGAAGACGCGTGCCAGGCCCACGCCGCCGCCCTGAACGGCACCCCCGTCGGCGCGTTCGGCGAAGGCGGAACGTTCAGCTTCTACCCGACGAAGAACATGCACTCCCTCGAGGGCGGCATGGTCACCACGGCCGACGCCGAGCTCGCCCGCACCCTGCGCCTCCTGCGCAACCAGGGCATGGAGCAGCGGTACGCCAACGAGATCGTCGGCGCCAACGTGCGCATGACGGACGTGGCCGCGGCCGTCGGCCGCGTGCAGCTGACCAAGGTCGGCGGCTGGACCGAGCAGCGCCGCTCCAACGCCGCGTACCTCGACGCGCACATCACCACGCCGCACGTGACGACGCCGCCGGTCGCCGAGGGCGCCCGCCACGTCTACCACCAGTACACGATCCGGGTGCAGGGCGACCGCGACGCCGCGATGGCGAAGCTCACCGAGGCGGGCATCGGCAACGCCGTCTACTACCCGACCCCGATCCACCGGCTGAAGCCCTACTGGGAGCCGGACCAGAAGGCCGGCCGCAACTGGGACCTGCCCGAGACCGAGCGTGCGGCCGCCGAGGTCGTCTCGCTGCCCGTCCACCCGTCGCTCAGCGAGGGTGAGCTGGAGCGCATCGCCAACGCCGTGAACGCACTGGGGGAGAGCCTGTGA
- a CDS encoding CYTH and CHAD domain-containing protein, which produces MADSKREIERKYEATPGTRLPDLTRVAGVSAVVHRGLRELDAVYYDTEDLRLAADSLTLRRRTGGDDAGWHLKFPVSTGIRDEIHAPLADTLPHSLAGLLRSRVRDAETVPVVRLLSSRDVHHLLDEDGVLLAELSIDEVRAERLTAQAHGATAAWTEIEVELADDGDPAFLDAVEQRLHKAGVRSSASASKLARALAETAPKKQRRKKKSGPAAPLTAGDHVLAYVRDQIEAVIGLDPAVRRDLPDSVHRMRVATRRLRSAFKTYRKVLDRTVTDPVGEELKWLAAELGIDRDQEVLDERLGTRIAALPRTLLLGPVRGRLRLWSVARRAGSRRRIVSVLDGKRYLALLETLDTLLADPPLLPGAAQEPGEALPRAVLKDYERLATRIGHALAQPPGEDRDLAMHEARKAAKRARYAGEAARPALGKPAKKFAKRVKAVQTVLGEHQDSVVARDALRGLAVQAHGAGESAFTWGLLYGQEEAAAADRERELPEVWAQASDPGLRSALKS; this is translated from the coding sequence ATGGCGGACTCGAAGCGTGAGATCGAGCGTAAGTACGAAGCGACGCCCGGAACCCGGCTGCCCGACCTGACCCGTGTGGCCGGGGTGTCGGCCGTCGTCCACCGGGGCCTCAGGGAACTCGACGCCGTCTACTACGACACCGAGGACCTCCGGCTGGCCGCCGACTCCCTCACCCTGCGGCGCAGAACGGGCGGGGACGACGCCGGCTGGCATCTCAAGTTCCCGGTCTCCACCGGCATCCGCGACGAGATCCACGCCCCGCTCGCCGACACCCTGCCGCACAGCCTGGCCGGGCTGCTCCGCTCCCGGGTCAGGGACGCGGAGACGGTCCCCGTCGTCCGGCTGCTCTCCTCCCGGGACGTCCACCACCTGCTCGACGAGGACGGCGTCCTGCTCGCCGAGCTCAGCATCGACGAGGTCCGCGCCGAACGGCTCACCGCACAGGCGCACGGCGCCACGGCCGCCTGGACCGAGATCGAGGTCGAGCTGGCGGACGACGGCGACCCCGCCTTCCTCGACGCCGTCGAGCAGCGGCTCCACAAGGCCGGCGTACGGTCCTCGGCCTCGGCGTCGAAGCTGGCCAGGGCCCTGGCCGAGACCGCCCCGAAGAAGCAGCGGCGGAAGAAGAAGAGCGGCCCGGCTGCCCCGCTCACGGCAGGCGACCACGTTCTCGCCTACGTACGCGACCAGATCGAGGCCGTCATCGGACTCGACCCCGCCGTACGCCGCGACCTCCCCGACTCCGTGCACCGGATGAGGGTCGCCACCCGACGGCTGCGCAGCGCCTTCAAGACCTACCGCAAGGTGCTGGACCGGACCGTCACCGACCCCGTCGGCGAGGAACTGAAATGGCTCGCCGCCGAACTCGGGATCGACCGCGACCAGGAAGTGCTCGACGAGCGGCTCGGCACCCGGATCGCCGCACTGCCCCGCACCCTCCTCCTCGGCCCCGTCCGCGGCCGTCTGCGCCTGTGGTCCGTGGCCCGGCGCGCCGGGTCGCGGCGCCGGATCGTCTCCGTGCTCGACGGCAAGCGGTATCTGGCCCTGCTGGAGACCCTCGACACCCTCCTCGCCGACCCGCCCCTGCTGCCCGGCGCGGCACAGGAACCGGGGGAGGCCCTGCCCCGGGCCGTGCTCAAGGACTACGAGCGCCTCGCCACCCGAATCGGTCACGCCCTGGCGCAGCCCCCGGGCGAGGACCGGGACCTCGCCATGCACGAGGCCCGCAAGGCCGCGAAACGCGCGCGGTACGCGGGAGAGGCCGCCAGGCCCGCCCTGGGCAAGCCGGCCAAGAAGTTCGCCAAGCGCGTGAAGGCGGTGCAGACGGTCCTCGGGGAGCACCAGGACAGCGTGGTCGCCCGTGACGCGCTGCGCGGGCTGGCGGTCCAGGCGCACGGGGCGGGGGAGTCCGCGTTCACCTGGGGTCTGCTGTACGGACAGGAGGAGGCCGCGGCGGCCGACCGGGAACGCGAACTGCCCGAGGTATGGGCCCAGGCATCGGACCCCGGACTGCGATCGGCGTTGAAGAGCTGA
- a CDS encoding Rne/Rng family ribonuclease codes for MLEPIEPGTAGNTEDNTPGDKLPPRRRRRAASRPAGPPSGAPGAAVAEDATPAIPAEEAAVTGTTGTAKAETAEAAEAAPPARARRRAVRKATAPAGAPQTPEVVEPAAAAPVETPDETEEAPEAAEPAPPVRARRRAVRKATAPAGAPQNAEAAAEIVAEPVAETAEPVAEVAEAPVAEAPRGRRRATRKATAPAGAPQNAEAAAEEIVVAEQTEPVAAEATETPEPVAAPRGRTRRRASAPAGTPQGTQAAEVPAETVAEPVAEAAEPVAEAPVAEAPRGRRRAVRKATAPAGAPQPAEEAAEEAAAETGESLPAAVAEELAAEAEEVEEAAPRGRQRRRATAAAGRPEFTGKVEESARRSRRAARPAVAVFQAPVFAEPMFQTPETAAAAAAAAGSGSQYEENDEFEEPKAPERASRKAAQAPQAVQAEPETEAAAPAQAAEAAPQGGSRRRRRRRGEAVETEPAATPVTLPVEEPVEDEHEAEPEAEAEHEDDSDEYGDRPSRRRRRGGRRRRRGETNDADDAEQHDEASEDEQEQDEDNDEDHESSASGSSSSRRRRRRRRRSGDASGEDGPSGQDDPERTVVKVREPRKKEAEREPGTGFDEVQSIKGSTRMEAKKQRRREGREQGRRRVPIITEAEFLARREAVERVMVVRQSGERTQIGVLEDNVLVEHYVNKEQATSYVGNVYLGKVQNVLPSMEAAFVDIGKGRNAVLYAGEVNFEALGMAHGPRRIETALKSGQSVLVQVTKDPIGHKGARLTSQVSLPGRYLVYVPEGSMTGISRKLPDTERARLKTILKKIVPEDAGVIVRTAAEGASEDELRRDVERLQGQWEEIQKKSKSSGSTNAPTLLYGEPDMTVRVVRDIFNEDFSKVIVSGEDAWETIHGYVSHVAPDLTDRLSRWTSEVDVFATYRIDEQLMKALDRKVYLPSGGSLVIDKTEAMVVVDVNTGKFTGQGGNLEETVTKNNLEAAEEIVRQLRLRDLGGIVVVDFIDMVLESNRDLVLRRLLECLGRDRTKHQVAEVTSLGLVQMTRKRVGQGLLESFSETCVHCNGRGVIVHMEQPTSVGGGGGGGKRSKKRGRGGAGQEHDHDQHVQDHEHDEHAVESEDEVAAEVAAPIALPEPEFVADEELYSSPAEAEAAATRGRGRRRATRKVSAPAGTPQAAPAPVAESAPAVEAEPQAEPVAETPAVVPAPEAEPAPAGRTRRRATRKATSPAGTPKSADVAQPVTPAEPAAEPVAVEDPVVEAAAAKAPAPEAPAVDEASAPVAPPRARRRATRKVTAPAGSPTGADEAAVVVVTGSPATEPAPSDAPVADESGTEAEAPAKKAVRKAAKKAPAKKAVTKTAAKKTAAKKTTAKKTTAKKATAKKTVAAEQSSPSVTASAPADES; via the coding sequence ATGCTTGAGCCGATCGAACCCGGTACCGCCGGGAACACAGAGGACAACACCCCCGGGGACAAGCTGCCGCCGCGCCGCAGGCGCCGCGCAGCCTCCCGCCCCGCCGGACCGCCGTCGGGCGCACCGGGTGCGGCAGTCGCCGAGGACGCCACGCCGGCCATACCGGCCGAGGAGGCCGCGGTGACCGGGACGACCGGTACCGCGAAGGCCGAGACCGCAGAGGCCGCCGAAGCGGCGCCTCCGGCACGTGCCCGCCGTCGCGCGGTGCGCAAGGCGACCGCGCCCGCGGGTGCGCCGCAGACCCCCGAGGTCGTGGAGCCCGCAGCCGCGGCACCCGTGGAGACCCCGGACGAGACCGAAGAAGCCCCCGAGGCCGCAGAGCCGGCGCCTCCGGTACGTGCGCGCCGTCGCGCGGTCCGCAAGGCGACCGCCCCCGCGGGTGCGCCGCAGAACGCCGAGGCCGCGGCGGAGATCGTGGCCGAGCCGGTCGCGGAGACCGCCGAGCCGGTCGCGGAAGTGGCCGAGGCGCCTGTCGCCGAGGCCCCGCGCGGCCGTCGTCGTGCCACCCGTAAGGCCACCGCTCCGGCAGGTGCCCCGCAGAACGCGGAGGCCGCCGCCGAGGAGATCGTCGTGGCCGAGCAGACCGAGCCCGTTGCCGCCGAGGCCACTGAGACCCCCGAGCCCGTCGCCGCGCCGCGCGGCCGTACCCGGCGCCGCGCGTCGGCTCCGGCCGGTACGCCGCAGGGCACGCAGGCCGCCGAGGTTCCGGCCGAGACCGTGGCCGAGCCGGTCGCGGAAGCCGCCGAGCCGGTTGCCGAGGCGCCTGTGGCGGAGGCCCCGCGCGGCCGTCGTCGTGCGGTGCGCAAGGCGACCGCTCCGGCAGGTGCCCCGCAGCCGGCCGAGGAGGCTGCCGAGGAGGCCGCCGCCGAGACCGGTGAGAGCCTTCCCGCGGCTGTCGCCGAGGAGCTCGCCGCAGAGGCCGAAGAGGTCGAGGAAGCCGCGCCGCGAGGCCGCCAGCGCCGCCGGGCCACCGCCGCCGCAGGCAGGCCGGAGTTCACCGGCAAGGTCGAGGAGTCGGCACGCAGGAGCCGCCGCGCCGCGCGCCCCGCCGTGGCCGTCTTCCAGGCACCGGTCTTCGCCGAGCCGATGTTCCAGACCCCGGAGACCGCGGCCGCCGCAGCGGCTGCCGCCGGGTCCGGATCGCAGTACGAGGAGAACGACGAGTTCGAGGAGCCGAAGGCCCCCGAGCGCGCGTCCCGCAAGGCCGCACAGGCCCCACAAGCCGTACAGGCGGAGCCCGAGACGGAGGCCGCCGCACCCGCGCAGGCCGCGGAGGCCGCGCCGCAGGGCGGTTCGCGCCGCCGTCGCCGCCGTCGCGGTGAGGCAGTCGAGACCGAGCCGGCCGCGACGCCCGTCACCCTCCCGGTGGAGGAGCCCGTCGAGGACGAGCACGAGGCCGAGCCCGAGGCGGAAGCCGAGCACGAGGACGACTCGGACGAGTACGGCGACCGCCCCTCGCGCCGTCGCCGCCGTGGCGGCCGCCGTCGCCGTCGCGGTGAGACCAACGACGCGGACGACGCCGAGCAGCACGACGAGGCCTCCGAGGACGAGCAGGAGCAGGACGAGGACAACGACGAGGACCACGAGTCCTCGGCGTCCGGATCCAGCAGCAGCCGTCGCCGTCGCCGTCGTCGCCGCCGTAGCGGCGACGCCTCGGGCGAGGACGGCCCCTCGGGCCAGGACGACCCGGAGCGTACGGTCGTCAAGGTCCGCGAGCCGCGCAAGAAGGAAGCCGAGCGCGAGCCCGGCACCGGCTTCGACGAGGTCCAGTCCATCAAGGGCTCGACCCGTATGGAGGCCAAGAAGCAGCGTCGCCGCGAAGGCCGCGAGCAGGGCCGCCGCCGCGTCCCGATCATCACCGAGGCCGAGTTCCTGGCGCGCCGCGAGGCCGTCGAGCGCGTCATGGTCGTCCGCCAGAGCGGCGAGCGCACCCAGATCGGCGTCCTCGAGGACAACGTGCTCGTCGAGCACTACGTCAACAAGGAGCAGGCCACCAGCTACGTCGGCAACGTCTACCTGGGCAAGGTGCAGAACGTACTGCCGTCCATGGAGGCCGCGTTCGTCGACATCGGCAAGGGCCGCAACGCGGTGCTGTACGCCGGTGAGGTCAACTTCGAGGCGCTCGGCATGGCCCACGGGCCGCGCCGCATCGAGACCGCGCTGAAGTCCGGCCAGTCGGTCCTCGTCCAGGTCACGAAGGACCCGATCGGCCACAAGGGCGCCCGCCTGACCAGCCAGGTCTCGCTGCCCGGCCGCTACCTGGTCTACGTGCCCGAGGGCTCGATGACCGGCATCAGCCGCAAGCTGCCCGACACCGAGCGGGCCCGGCTGAAGACCATCCTCAAGAAGATCGTTCCCGAGGACGCGGGCGTCATCGTGCGCACCGCCGCCGAGGGCGCGAGCGAGGACGAGCTGCGCCGCGACGTCGAGCGGCTGCAGGGCCAGTGGGAAGAGATCCAGAAGAAGTCGAAGAGCAGCGGGAGCACCAACGCCCCGACGCTTCTGTACGGCGAGCCGGACATGACCGTCCGGGTCGTCCGCGACATCTTCAACGAGGACTTCTCGAAGGTCATCGTCAGCGGTGAGGACGCCTGGGAGACCATCCACGGCTACGTCTCGCACGTGGCACCGGACCTCACGGACCGTCTGTCGCGCTGGACTTCCGAGGTCGACGTCTTCGCGACGTACCGGATCGACGAGCAGCTGATGAAGGCACTGGACCGGAAGGTCTACCTGCCCAGCGGCGGCTCGCTCGTGATCGACAAGACCGAGGCGATGGTCGTCGTCGACGTCAACACCGGCAAGTTCACCGGGCAGGGCGGAAACCTCGAGGAGACCGTCACCAAGAACAACCTGGAGGCGGCCGAGGAGATCGTGCGCCAGCTGCGGCTGCGCGACCTCGGTGGCATCGTCGTCGTCGACTTCATCGACATGGTGCTGGAGTCCAACCGGGACCTGGTGCTGCGGCGACTGCTGGAGTGCCTGGGCCGGGACCGTACGAAGCACCAGGTCGCCGAGGTCACGTCGCTGGGCCTGGTCCAGATGACGCGCAAGCGCGTGGGCCAGGGTCTGCTGGAGTCCTTCTCCGAGACCTGTGTCCACTGCAACGGCCGCGGCGTGATCGTGCACATGGAGCAGCCGACGTCCGTCGGCGGCGGCGGTGGCGGCGGCAAGCGCTCGAAGAAGCGCGGACGCGGTGGCGCCGGCCAGGAGCACGACCACGACCAGCACGTCCAGGACCACGAGCACGACGAGCACGCGGTCGAGAGCGAGGACGAGGTGGCGGCCGAGGTCGCAGCCCCGATCGCGCTGCCCGAGCCGGAGTTCGTCGCGGACGAGGAGCTGTACAGCAGCCCGGCCGAGGCGGAGGCGGCAGCGACACGCGGCCGTGGCCGTCGGCGTGCGACCCGCAAGGTGTCGGCTCCGGCCGGCACGCCGCAGGCCGCCCCGGCTCCTGTGGCCGAGTCGGCCCCGGCCGTCGAGGCGGAGCCGCAGGCCGAGCCGGTCGCCGAGACCCCGGCTGTCGTCCCGGCCCCCGAGGCCGAGCCCGCACCCGCGGGGCGTACGCGCCGCAGGGCGACCCGGAAGGCGACCTCGCCGGCCGGTACTCCCAAGTCGGCCGATGTCGCGCAGCCGGTCACGCCGGCCGAGCCCGCCGCGGAACCCGTAGCGGTCGAGGACCCGGTCGTCGAGGCCGCAGCGGCCAAGGCTCCGGCCCCTGAGGCACCGGCAGTTGACGAGGCATCCGCTCCGGTCGCCCCGCCGCGTGCCCGCCGCCGGGCGACCCGCAAGGTCACCGCTCCGGCAGGTTCGCCCACCGGTGCGGACGAGGCGGCGGTCGTCGTGGTCACGGGCAGCCCCGCGACCGAGCCGGCCCCGTCCGACGCCCCGGTGGCGGACGAGTCCGGGACGGAGGCGGAGGCCCCGGCCAAGAAGGCGGTCCGCAAGGCCGCCAAGAAGGCCCCGGCCAAGAAGGCGGTCACCAAGACGGCCGCGAAGAAGACCGCTGCGAAGAAGACGACCGCGAAGAAGACGACGGCGAAGAAGGCAACGGCGAAGAAGACCGTCGCCGCCGAGCAGTCGTCGCCTTCCGTGACCGCTTCCGCACCGGCCGACGAGTCCTGA
- a CDS encoding TIGR03960 family B12-binding radical SAM protein, translating to MSAESVFPQLEALLPHVQKPIQYVGGELNSTVKPWDECDVRWALMYPDAYEVGLPNQGVMILYEVLNEREGVLAERTYSVWPDLEELMREHKVPQFTVDSHRPVGAFDVFGLSFSTELGYTNMLTALDLAGIPLESKDRTVDHPIVLAGGHAAFNPEPIADFIDCAVIGDGEQAVLEITEIIRAWKAEGRPGGREEVLFRLAKTGGVYVPGFYDVEYLPDGRIGRVVPKKSGVPWRVSKHTVMDLDEWPYPKQPLVPLAETVHERMSVEIFRGCTRGCRFCQAGMITRPVRERSITGIGEMVEKGLKATGFEEVGLLSLSSADHTEIGEIAKGLADRYTEDKIGLSLPSTRVDAFNVDLANELTRNGRRSGLTFAPEGGSERMRKVINKMVSEEDLIRTVATAYGNGWRQVKLYFMCGLPTETDEDVLQIGDMAVNVIAKGREVSGQNDIRCTVSIGGFVPKPHTPFQWAPQLGVEETDARLAKLRDKIRGDKKYGRSIGFRYHDGKPGIVEGLLSRGDRRVGAVIREVYESGGRFDGWREHFSYDLWMRSAEKTLPAFGVDVDWYTTRERTYEEVLPWDHLDSGLDKDWLWEDWQDSLDETEVEDCRWTPCFDCGVCPQLDLDIQIGPTGKKLLPLTVVK from the coding sequence ATGTCTGCCGAGTCGGTCTTCCCGCAGCTCGAAGCTCTGCTCCCGCATGTGCAGAAGCCCATCCAGTACGTCGGCGGTGAGCTGAACTCCACCGTCAAACCGTGGGACGAATGCGACGTCCGCTGGGCACTCATGTACCCGGACGCCTACGAGGTCGGACTGCCCAACCAGGGCGTCATGATCCTCTACGAGGTGCTCAACGAGCGCGAAGGCGTCCTTGCCGAGCGCACGTACAGCGTCTGGCCGGACCTCGAGGAGCTGATGCGCGAGCACAAGGTGCCCCAGTTCACCGTGGACAGCCACCGCCCCGTCGGCGCGTTCGACGTGTTCGGGCTGAGCTTCTCCACCGAGCTCGGCTACACCAACATGCTCACCGCCCTGGATCTCGCGGGCATCCCGCTGGAGTCCAAGGACCGCACCGTCGATCACCCGATCGTGCTGGCGGGCGGCCACGCCGCGTTCAACCCCGAGCCGATCGCGGACTTCATCGACTGCGCGGTCATCGGCGACGGTGAGCAGGCCGTCCTGGAGATCACCGAGATCATCCGCGCCTGGAAGGCCGAGGGCCGGCCCGGTGGCCGTGAAGAGGTGCTCTTCCGGCTGGCGAAGACCGGCGGGGTCTACGTCCCGGGCTTCTACGACGTCGAGTACCTCCCCGACGGCCGCATCGGCCGTGTCGTGCCCAAGAAGTCCGGCGTGCCGTGGCGGGTGTCCAAGCACACGGTCATGGACCTCGACGAGTGGCCGTACCCGAAGCAGCCCCTCGTGCCCCTCGCCGAGACCGTCCACGAGCGGATGTCCGTCGAGATCTTCCGCGGCTGCACCCGCGGCTGCCGTTTCTGCCAGGCCGGCATGATCACGCGTCCCGTGCGGGAGCGAAGCATCACCGGCATCGGCGAAATGGTCGAGAAGGGCCTCAAGGCCACCGGTTTCGAGGAGGTCGGCCTCCTGTCGCTCTCCTCCGCGGACCACACCGAGATCGGTGAGATCGCCAAGGGCCTCGCCGACCGGTACACCGAGGACAAGATCGGCCTCTCGCTGCCCTCCACCCGCGTCGACGCGTTCAACGTGGACCTGGCCAACGAGCTGACCCGCAACGGCCGCAGGTCCGGTCTCACCTTCGCCCCCGAGGGCGGCTCCGAGCGCATGCGCAAGGTCATCAACAAGATGGTCTCGGAGGAGGACCTGATCCGCACGGTCGCCACCGCGTACGGCAACGGCTGGCGCCAGGTGAAGCTGTACTTCATGTGCGGCCTGCCCACCGAGACCGACGAGGACGTCCTCCAGATCGGCGACATGGCGGTCAACGTGATCGCCAAGGGCCGCGAGGTCTCCGGCCAGAACGACATCCGCTGCACGGTCTCCATCGGCGGCTTCGTCCCCAAGCCGCACACCCCGTTCCAGTGGGCCCCGCAGCTCGGCGTCGAGGAGACCGACGCCCGGCTCGCCAAGCTCCGCGACAAGATCCGCGGCGACAAGAAGTACGGCCGGTCCATCGGGTTCCGCTACCACGACGGCAAGCCCGGCATCGTCGAGGGCCTGCTCTCCCGGGGCGACCGCCGGGTCGGAGCGGTGATCCGCGAGGTGTACGAGTCGGGCGGCCGTTTCGACGGCTGGCGCGAGCACTTCAGCTACGACCTCTGGATGCGGAGCGCGGAGAAGACGCTGCCCGCCTTCGGCGTGGACGTCGACTGGTACACCACCCGCGAGCGCACGTACGAGGAGGTCCTGCCCTGGGACCACCTGGACTCCGGCCTCGACAAGGACTGGCTCTGGGAGGACTGGCAGGACTCGCTCGACGAGACCGAGGTCGAGGACTGCCGCTGGACCCCCTGCTTCGACTGCGGGGTGTGCCCCCAGCTCGACCTGGACATCCAGATCGGTCCGACGGGCAAGAAGCTCCTGCCGCTCACCGTGGTGAAGTAG